The nucleotide sequence ttcttgttgattatgttatatgaataaaatggaatattgcttttattaattttttttgcacacaGGTCAGCAATATGGTTTTTGGTGCACTCGTTTTTTTGCAATCTAAAGGTCAAAGCACACATATAATCTTGGAAAGGGATCGTCACCGTATctaatattttccttaaatAACCGATAATTTCAAAACTAGATCAGTACAATATAGCTGAAGATGTTGCCttaacttttttgtaaatcggaataaatgaaacaaatgtaaaacgttgattatatttattttatttaccacaAGTATGAACATCTTGATcaacaatttaaaagttaacaataataagCACGTGAAATATTATGGTGCATTAATTCATTGTTACTTTAGTggatatagtattattttaggGGATCAAATcgatcattatatttattatgacaatTTATTCAACTGAATATCATCCAAACCCAATTAGACGCCATCTAGTAAATGTTATCGAAAGCAGCACTgctaacaaaattttaattacgatAGTTATTGGTTTTACAGTATACATTACATTTGAAAATGGTTTCTTATAAATCGTGGTACCAAAATAACTGTCACATGTCtagttatgtttattaaaaaaaacaatgaaaattaacaagaaaaacttatttgaaaatctgaagaagaataaaataacacaacCATAAATAGTGCTTAACAATcctgattaaaaaatatatacagctGTAAATCATAATAAGACAAACATGTCCATTATGATACAAACACAAGACTGTTAAACGAATTTTATCCTCATCGCCaaactaaaattaagtatatatataaatttttcgaAGTACCCTCATGAAAATTCGATTTCATGTCACCAATTCTGGtttgaaataacaattttatttgaagctaaaaacaaaaaaagcgTTACTcagtaaaagtaaatactCCAACAACAAAGTGAATTTTTTCAGGAACTCATTTCAAATGAAAGTCAGTAAAAAACTACTCTCATAAAGTGGAAATCATTTCTAGACTAGACAAAAAAAGCAATGTAAATCGAAATGTATGGAAATAAACTCACGCGCAGCACTCTTATGAAATGGCGTTAGACGCGTTAAACGATCGCGTTGATCTAATGGCAAatttaaagtgaaaaaaattcaAGTGTAGGAATGCAATAAAAGTAAATGCATCAACATTCAAAATAGACTGTCTGTCtgacacaaattattatacaatgttaatttaagttttcatttattatttcactttaCGATGAATATTAGAGGTATATAGAAGGTACTTTACGAACTTCACGTGTTCGTATACGTAAATACGACAACTAAAGGAACTGATCATGGTTTATAAAACAGAATGCAAAAGATCTCATGGCCgctcaccaaccagatggaccaaaaaaattacagtttttgaCAGCACTAATATATACGAATGATACGATGCTCATATTTAGTTACCAAACGAGcgcttaaaacaaaaatatatgttacatcACGATAACTGTTTGTGTAATCGTGAGTACCACAGATAACAGAGAAGTGACGTCACTATGTATACGTTAAGCGCCGTCAAATTTaagcgtatttttttttaatttgcattaCAGTTTCAAGTCAAGTAACCTGATAGTTACATTTCACGCACCAAAACCATAACCTCTGGCTTCAAATAAACATCTTTATTTGGGCTATTATTAATCTCTTTGATGACATTAGAGTGCCAGGCGAAATTAAGAACGGTCGCCGGCACTAGCTTCAAGTCAATAAGGGTCTTATTCGCATCTTCTTCAATGAGTAACTTTTGACCGGTTGGTGTATTTAGGATAAACGGTAAACCACTATGTTCGAGATTTTCTTGAACGAATTCGTGAATCTCCATATATCTTTcatacactgaaaatgttccctgaaaaaaacatacattttaaaagccttacatttattaccaaaatgtttaactatttaattattcattataaaaaataattaatatataaatttaaggtATATAGAATGACATGTTATCCCTGAAAATATTACTACAATAGTCGTTGTCGATAAAATTGTCTCGTAGAAGCAATGAAATATGTTAAGTTGTTATATTGGTTTTTAGCAAAAATGAATAACCTCTAATGTCCAAAAcgaaacaaaactttatttcGCTGGAATTGAACCCATAATAGTTTAAagattgataattaataaatacctgtAACAATATGCCATCAGGGAACCGTATCCGAATTATGGCAAACTTGTATTTCCTCATTTCCCTAAGTTCGTCCTTTTCCCGCATAGCTTTAGTGCGAAGCATTTGCGATTTTTCGATCGCTTCAGCTCTGAAATTTATTCATtctaatcaaaaatcattcatataggtaacataatgtacacttatgaacgtcaaaaaaagaaatacatatacattaaatgattctaaatttacatttactgccagttctcaaatcaagggcgtagaacggaagagaagaactggcaataaactgtcCGCCATCTtcttaatcgccaagtttttttacacaatgttttttaaggacctgcaaccactacaccatgttccatatgacatcttgattaataaagaataataaaataaataaaaaacaaagatttgtcctctatcagcaggaggcatggtgaaataggagcacgcacttacatactcgtgagaacaacacgcaaatacgtaatataaacaaatatcttataagaagaatttaataaaattagttatataaagtaatagaaTTATATGATATGATACCTCAACTTTTGCTCCCTCTTAATTTCCTCCATAGAGAGTGCATAGAACGATGGGGGTAGTTGCACTTTATTGGCCGCTTGTGAGGGTAGAAGCACTTGCAAATTTCGATCCAATTCTAACTGAATCGGCTCAGCTGAACGGAGTGCGTCTATTAATGtctgaaatatacattaattatattaataaactgtGCATTCTCCGAAGTTTTATCAGCGTTTCTAGCATTCCTGAATTAATTCACTGTCcaatacagtttatttatataaaatcctagctgacccggcaaacgttgttttgccatgtttttgtgtcaaaaagttaaagtttataattaacaaaaaaacataagggataattgtagaggggtgaaaatttagggttgcatgtatttttgtatggtgtatcgtaaaaaaataaaaacgaaaagttttgtctaaaaaataaataaaaaaatttaggggtggaccacccttaacatttagggggatgaaaaatagatgttgttcgattctcagacctacccaatacgcacacaaaatttcatgagaatcggtcgagccgtttcggaggagttcggttactgtgacacaagaattttatatataagatttaactttaatatccACATTAATCTTctaacaaagttttcctttaTTGATAATCCTAGAGTAACTCGAACTAAAAGTCTACGATACGTACCTTCGGCTCGCTTatctactatttttaattgtccagtgaataggctatctcgctcttacaactttattacaaacatagatgaaaatattgatgtgttttacaaCAGTCTACCAACATTccgtaactttgttttgcaggctcttaaatcttaatgtggtttaagttttaattttgtttgtttattactgtaatttttatctattagatttagttattattaatattttgtttttgttttggtGGTTTCTTTAGTTCCtttgatatattgcttaagttctaatgtgattgatgtgtatgtgtgtgttaaatttgtgatgtcatattttattgtattttttaggcatactcattgttttagaatgtatatataaataaataaataaaaaattagatatttttaaacataaccATCCATTCCTGAGGTAAGcctactaaaatttaaacaaaacctACAGTTTTATAATAGAAGTTAAGATATGCTATCAAAAAAAGtgtagattaaattatttgcataaaattatgtaGCAATATGTTCCAAGtcagttaaaaaattaatatttaagttggtTATGATTAGAAAGTTTTTTGTAAAGACCATAGACCATAGGGCATATATCATAGCAAGACTTAGgctttgaaaacaaaaataacaatgttaaATTCTGTCAGCTTATAGGACTTAGATAATATTACTTACCGTCAAACTCTCAATAGAAGGCACATTATCTTTTTGGAATACAAGATAATCTTCCTGTACACCATTATTATCCATTTTCTGCTCAACGAAGCCAGCGGCTAACAATAAATCTAAGGCGCCCTCTATTGGTTGGACTCGATCACAAAAAGCcctgaaatttatattaagcatTAAAAATCTGGCTTGTATTCTACTTATTACTACTGATTAGTGATTCAGaaactattataaattctattgaattttgttatgtatagcAGTTAAACTAACAGCAAGTCTTGTTtctgaatattatattgttacgaagacaGGTTTACTACACTAGAACGCCATACGACAAGGACGGAGCAATGTGCGAGAAAGAGATAGATAGTACGTCGTTTTAAAATTGTGCAATGGCTACTCAGTAGCAATCCTACTTAGAAACCGAACACTGTTCAAGATTATTATAAACCCTTGACTGTACTACAGcattttctatccgatcccctagctcataactatgttatgtatttaatataattcacatagatttaaaaaaatgtaataagaaatatgtaatatttttaaacggtACTTTAGTGCATAATTTAGTTATCTTACGTCTGcaggtttaaaataattccttACAAATACTGCTACACATATGCAAATTTATGGTATCTATAGAGAATATTGctcaaatataaaatgcaataatacaaatataaatttttggtataaatttacaataccaGTTCTAGAAAAACAAGATATAAGTACCGGTTAGACATTCTAATTTTCTGATACTTCTCCTCTTCAGGGTATGTGATAATGTTTTCCAAATATTTGCATAATGTCTCCACACAGGTATCTATCTGAAATTGTGTTGCGATAATGATTTCACTCCACACAGTTGCAATCAGCAGATAAAACACCAGACAGTGTTTTGGTGgttattaaagataaataataataaacataataaatagttttttcattggtatttatataataaatagttaccATGCATATATGCACTGGGTAAAAATTGTTCAGTTGTTCAAATGATAAACATATTAGTTTGAatcaaagttatattatattctaaggCCCATATTGTACAATATCACTTAAACTTAAATCTGCTTTCAAGAGCTGTCATATCCTTATGAACTTTGAAATAGTTGAGAATGTTCAAGGGGAGATTGTGAATAAAAGATGCCTTTTGGAATATAGTTTGTTGTTTTaaggtttaatttattaatcttattaaaaaactaacctTTTCTCTATTGTTATTACAAGATTGAATAATAAGACAGGCTGTGAGGCCTCTTTCTTCCTCCAATTGCTCATAGaggaattttttaatattttgtttccatTCATCTCTTGGTAGAATGTCATTACTTATTATGGGACacctgaaattaaataaagtataacttaattgtaattcataattttgtaaGTTGTTATTGGTTGTTGTTTAGTTTGTTATAAAGTAAAGTGTATACAGGTTCCCAGTGCTGCTCTGATTGTAAATAACGATTAAAATAAGCAAATGAACAATAGTATGTTGACGGGAATTttgcttaaatttttataatatttgtctctttaatagtaattatatatggGCAATTGAAAAACTTATGTAttggtaatatttaaattatccaaAACCTTCCTAGATATGATTACTCATAAAAAGCAAAACGTGTTTATTCTGAAGTGTTACAACCTCATCTTTCTAATATGCTATATACTATCTTTCTCACTTAAAGAAAACTCCAGATGCAGCAAAGTTTCCTGGTAATTCAGTCTCAATTTCTTGTCTCTCTTTTGGGACTGCTGGTTGCACAGATTTTGAATGGCTTTCTTCATTTTCTAATTCCCGTTTTACCTGAGCCTAGTTGAAAAACCATTAAATCACTATTAAGAACCTTTTACAGGAGTCACAATCATTGTCAAGGAcataaaatggaaaaaaatgcATAGTCCAACAAAATAGAATTATAGATAAATGATTTCTAATGGatgctttaaaaaaagtaaataattgcaaGTTTGCTTCAAACCTTAATAGCTGCTAATGAAGTGTTAAATGCTGGATTATCTCGTTTTTGTTGCAATCTAGCTAAGGCAGCATCAGCAGCTATTTTACTTTCTTCAGACAAACCACTTCTTTTCACCACAAAAGCTTCCTTCTTAACAACTGATTGATTACTTATAGAAGATTCACTTAACCTGTGGCCTGGACCAGCTAACTTAAATTTAGCATCAGcctttttcttttgaaaaaattttttgaTCTTGTCTGCCATTTTAGATTCTTGGTGTGTGCTCTTTTGGTAGTTTCAGTTTTGAGACACTCTCTTTTAATTGTGCTATTGTGGCTGAAGTTgctgaaaatattacaaaaaaacaaaacatagtttatatatatatatatattgtgttatcaaaatttgatactttataataagtttacaTTTTCAAGTAACAAACTGGTGATATTaccattttattgttattgcacATGACAATAACTGCACACGCTAAAACAATTAGCactaattagttaaataaaatagaaattataacaCTTACCGGGTTTCATAAACCGTTCTGATATCCGGTTACCATATACTCGCCAGGACACGAAAATCAATAACAAAGTAAACAGCAGAATAaggaaaaatgttttcaatagCAGTAACTGAAACtcgttaaagaaaaaaaccttTGCTAGATTATCGTAGAATGTGAAATCATCAAGATTGACGAAactttttggtaaattatcaATCGGCAGCGATGATACGCAGGActgaaaaaaatcttttgcaaAGCTTAAAGTATCCTCTATTTGAAGATACAGAGCCTCGTAAAGCGTGGAATTAAAAGCTGTGTTTTCGAATAACGACATTACACACGTGGAaactacaaaaacattttaatttcgaataaaaatgaaacaaaaatacagtaaGGAAATATCTATAACATTAAAGAAATACTGTTGAATGACGAATACTAaatattgacaattgacaattcAGTACTGACATattaatcattatattatttttgtcaatGTTATATTTGTCATTCGAAAATTTCCAAATTCCCTATATAGGCAGAATAAATGTATtccatttaatttacttaagcTAAAATTAAGATGAAAAAATACGACATTTATACTGGCTGTTAACGAGTGCCCGTACTATATAGCTTCCAATAGCGATACGGATCCAAACGTTTTATGCGATTTCGATGTAGTTCTCACAGTATCCGTAGCGCTGttgttgttaataatttatttttcttgtccTGTAAAGGAATGAAATTgcatattttatcatattttgacCTATGGCTAcagatttaaatgttaataaaacgaaAGGGCTAATCGTTACCGTTCCGTTCAAGTATTTAATAGTCTAGGTACTTATTATAGGTAGGTATACCATGAAAATACAAGTCCAGTAGGAGTAATGAACTAACGATATTCTGCCTTTTTAGCCGAGTCTTAAAGCCGAGTACACATACCTATTGTTGGAATGTAATAGATATGACCTTGGTGAAAAgtgtataaaaagaaaaaccatTAGGAATTCAAGGAACTGCCAGtctagtatttaaaatttttcgaATCGAGCATTACGGCTTAGAACTAAATGAGCTTGGGCACGCAATGTagccattaaaattaaaagtattatgatGAACgcgtttgtaattaataaattttttggtATAATAGAAGCTTTGTagcagttttatttcatataaatcatTGCGTGTGCAaagaaattaagttattattcattattgctTAACTAAGGATTCTTAAATATTAGGTATGTTATCATAACAAAGAGTTGTAGATTTTCTACAATAGCACTTATCatctaacaatatataaacgaTACGTAGGTAACATGAAAATTTGTATAGGTTATAAGTATGTGAATAATGTATAGTAAAGCTTTTTACACTATCATTATGtaagtacaataattataatagacgTCGATATAACATGATGATTAGATTACTAAGATTAAAAGACAGTAGTCTATTTTGTGAAATTAAACTAACCACTGCTACCAAATAAACTCAAAACGTATACTGTGAAACTGTTATTTTGTTGATTTCGGTAAGTTTAcggaaaaagttttattgaattcaaTCGTACCTATACATAAATacctgtaattatttattataactataattatttagacccaacataacaaaaatatgtcacGTTTTGTAGCGTTTCACATTTCGAGAATTTTCGACTATTTAGTctactttagttttaaaattcctGTGAAACTTAACCTTAgtgtagaaaatattatatacatgttacaatatataaccaacactttaaaaattacattttagacTTCCACTATTACTGTCTTggagttttatatatattataatgggtacataaaaacaaattaaatataaaaaatcattatctCAAAATACGAATTAGTGAATCGAAAATACGGCTTGATTGTTCATACCgtgaaaagttaattttaagttagttGAAGCATAAATAATAGAcattcttcaagaaaatagcctactattaataattattttaaggccagcaacgcactcgcgagcactctggcattgagagagtCTACAGGCGGCGGCATCACCTAACATCAGGCGATCCTGCCCGTATGCCTTCaagtacttaatttaataataattttatgagaaCACAATTTATCTcgttgtatataatatgttaacatTAGCAAGAAGTATTCGTACAAATACTATGAATAACCAATAATCCCCGAGATAAGAAGCATTGAGAGGCCACTTGTGAAGTTTTTACGGTTATTTCTGACAATGAGTCCTCTAAGTACTTTCGTGATATGATATTAGACGTTCAATAGTTTAGAGATCAATATGAAGACATGTTTATTCTTCTAAAAGATAGATATATGATAAACAGACTATACGCAGcgtttaattttgttgttggtcaagattttgtaaattaataacgtGTGAACAAATTTCTTGAATATAGAAAGCTTTTAGCATTATTTTCATCATTAATGTTGTTAAATGGATAAAGAAAAAGatattcaattttaagttACTTGTTCAGATCTCTGttgtaatcataatttaatttatattatgtttatttttttagaacttACTAATTCTCATGAGCAttgatttcttaattttaacctattaaatttaatttaagtttatttatttcaaaaaatatacgttaaagaattttcaaacaaagagTTTAAAAGTTGCATTCTTCAATTTTAGTCTTTTAGTTTAAATCTGTGGGTATGTACTTAAATTTTGgcatatgtaaatatatttgctaGCTTCCACCGTTTTTATATCTAAGGTGAAAATGCAGTTGCGCCGTGCGCGCCCCCGATAGTTGCAGGGGTATGTTGGACTCGACACACACCAGAATCTCTGCTATTGAGAGACTGGGTGAgcaatacccactaaaacaaCCTCGAGTAGTTCCTTTAAAGCTGCGTTACATGAGCCTGTTTAagaaatgtaaacaaatattgcaaatcccattttaaaagagtaagtgttgAGTTTCTTGAATATTCTTCTCCCCAGGAAACTACTTTTTGGAaagggcaactagaatcatctttatattttatttaacgttcaaaattgccattttaggtggtttaattggaataaatgatttgtctTTTGACTTGtgacacatattttttatattttagttttttttatagaacagggggcagggggcaaacgggcaggaggctcacctgatgttaagtgataccgccgcccatggccactctcgatgctagagggctcgcgagtgcgttgccggctttttaagaatttagtatcgttgtaattgttattatatataatttttgttagcagtatgattaagaaataaataactgaaCTGTAAAAAACTCCTTTCAATTTTTAAGACTGTCCCATTTTTTGGGATAGACGGACGTCATTTTTTAACACCAGTTAAGTACCAATGTTGTTCTTTTAATCTATCTCCATAGCAGCAGCGAAcagcattatttttatttaactttaaaaacattgataATGAGATAGAATTACAACAATATCTCAAGTGGTTCAGATAAGATATGATGATCTTAAGTgtactgataataaaacattggTACCCACACGCTGAtagataaagtataaaaataattatgatgtaaaacaaaacaattacacatatgtataatacaataattttacaacGCAATTTAAGTAACTTATCAGAAATCAAACTTGTAGTCCAGtctaataaacttttaaatcacttgtgttaatttttttatatattctatagtgataaatacaaaatgtgtAAAGGTTTTGCAACCCGCGGAAggtgttaatataaattaacactgGAAACAGTTAAAGTTAAACAAAAGTTCTAATTAGAATTTGTAGGACTTAAAAATCTTTCTGCAGTCAAGTTGAGTGACCAAATTTGTATCGAAATTGTATTAGACTGGATAACTTTAAATTCTGGTATATTTCAATgtaagttacatatataaataacatctaAACTATAAACCTTAtcttatttatagttttttgttaagtGACTCATTAAAATGCtaagaaagtaatttttattattattaactgatACTTTAAACTCTAATCTACACGAAATTTATAAGGAATACGTAAACATGTATGGAAAAGTCCACAGTCCTAAAATTTCCATTCTCTCTACGGACCCTTCAAGGTCTaagtctcagatttctgtatatgttacGTGATCGTCGTCATCGTCATCTGTTATTTCTATAGCCAAGTCTGAGTcatgatcagccttcagtcTCTAACACCCACCGTTGGGTCTTAGAGACTGAAGGCTGCCTTAGCAGCAGACTTAGATGCCGCTATCCTCACGACactttccttcaccgtacgagtgttaaatgcgcatttaAAAAGTCTGTTCAAGTCGGGATCGAACTAACGCCCTCAGGTATAAGTTCCCTCGTTGAAGCCCTAGGGGAACACTGCTTAACTATAACAGTGaaggtaatattttaagttaagcTATCTAcgcattgattttttaatatttaattagtgaaactatatctatctatattgGAATTTACTTTGAATAGTGTCTAATATTTTCACCCCGACAAAGCAATACATACTTAATTGATGTGAGTGAAATTTAAGGTAAGGGATAAAATCTACTCAGCCATTCATACTAAAAGggactaattaattaattacatataacgCTGTAGGAAGTAATATAGGGTTGATGTTACCttatactatacatatttaatttatcaacaaaaagttattttcattatcaatGAAAGcaacagaaaaatatatgtcatGCTCAATCAAAATTTTGAGAGTTAAATTAAAGGAAAATCTGTACTGCACTATGGATCCTTTTATAAGAATAAGGATAAAAATTCTAAAGATCGCTTAGTgtcagtattttaaaaataaattgttataaatctacttttctttgatttaattcaattacataaagtaattttatgtattttatgacGTAACAACGTCTTATgattcgatggagccggctgcacgcacgaaaaatgcatgcggcgttacctctcTCTGAGGCGatccatttaaggcttgaagtgcaagtgagagcgcggaacgagcgacaaacAGACACAACGCTCTGCATTCGCCAGCGTTcgttagttaaaaaaatgactAATTGTATCTATGCgtagaaataaatgtaacttaatCAATTCAATAATTCAATCGAACTCACAAttattgtgatttccatttaccttcttctctatatccatacaaaatatctatcaaacaaataaaattaaaattatcttttaaaaaatgcaaccattccatcagtattttcttatgacgttgtcacgttcaagtatcgtcagtaaaccgactttataGACAacctattttttaaacatatttcggCCATATAGTTCGCACTGCATATAGCAAACTAATTGAAATACATTCAAAAGAGACGTgacaaaatcaaatatttgcatCGTAACCGCTCCATACAAATCTCGTCGCATACAACTCGAGACATCGCAGAGCCCTATGTACACAtgccttttaaattattaaggagAATATTTGATGATACGTGCGTTCAGTCGTATGTCCCGAGATCGCGTGGGCTACTCGTGTTACGCACAAATCCGCCCATTAAACTATAATCattcaatagaaataaatcTGTTGCAAGGAACGGTGAAAATAGCATCCTTGTATCCTCGGCTCAGCCCGTGTTCGAAATACAAAGGTATCTTTTTAAAAGCCAATCTTGCCACGTCAACATCCAAAGAGGTTGTTGttcgatttttaatttctagatTGGCCACAGTGGATCCGTTcgtgaaaagaaaaatgaaaattttcaaaaagaaGCTTCGCTTTTCGATAGCGTTCAGCCACGTTTGAATTTTGCTGCGTGCATATAACGAAGCATTTTCAAAATATCTCACATATCAACAGTGAAATTCGAAGGATTtccttattaaaatgtaagtttTTAGCATGCTATATTAGTGATTGAGGTCATAAGAGGACCTAGTTATCTCACACTCACAGTTCAGTTTCTAGTATTTATGACGttgacaaatatatatattttaaaaatggaattctATGGTTgagtagaattaaaaataaatagacacTAGCGCCAATCAGCAAAATCCTCATTCatggtttaaaatatagataagtaTATTATGATCATACATATATGATCAAGTTCTTAACAAAATTAAGGCTTTCAGCACAATTCAATCAACCTTTACAAAGAGATACCGAATGTCATTGGACCCTAATTCAATAAGCAGTATGGTCCCAAAATATCATTGAGTGAACATACggtaataaaattagattGACCTTCGAACCGAATGGATTTTATTAACCAATAGACATATAGGCGTACAAAACTATaccttattttatacttaatatatttgtttaaaaaaaatacatcatattactaaaaataagtCAGCTTAGCCATGTAGCAGCTTCTAAGTCGGATATACTAGGCACTACATATCATTTGCTACATAGCTGGACCAAATTCAGGAGgtattagaaaatgaaaagtCAATGGTGCTCATAACC is from Pieris rapae chromosome 7, ilPieRapa1.1, whole genome shotgun sequence and encodes:
- the LOC110993548 gene encoding UBX domain-containing protein 6, with translation MADKIKKFFQKKKADAKFKLAGPGHRLSESSISNQSVVKKEAFVVKRSGLSEESKIAADAALARLQQKRDNPAFNTSLAAIKAQVKRELENEESHSKSVQPAVPKERQEIETELPGNFAASGVFFKCPIISNDILPRDEWKQNIKKFLYEQLEEERGLTACLIIQSCNNNREKIDTCVETLCKYLENIITYPEEEKYQKIRMSNRAFCDRVQPIEGALDLLLAAGFVEQKMDNNGVQEDYLVFQKDNVPSIESLTTLIDALRSAEPIQLELDRNLQVLLPSQAANKVQLPPSFYALSMEEIKREQKLRAEAIEKSQMLRTKAMREKDELREMRKYKFAIIRIRFPDGILLQGTFSVYERYMEIHEFVQENLEHSGLPFILNTPTGQKLLIEEDANKTLIDLKLVPATVLNFAWHSNVIKEINNSPNKDVYLKPEVMVLVREM